The Nocardioides sp. S5 genome includes a window with the following:
- a CDS encoding NAD-dependent epimerase/dehydratase family protein, producing the protein MPSSSQAGGRVLVTGGAGFIGTTLARELADSAEQWVVLDNLHPQVHPGSQPPADLPDSVDLRIGDVTSAEDLDAVVADLRPDTVVHLAAETGTAQSLSESTRHGMVNVVGTTQLLDALTRAGHVPGHFVLTSSRAVYGEGVWRNADGSTFQPGLRTHAQLEAGTWDHGDGAAHVPNSVAGTHPNPINVYGATKLAQEQILAAWTGSHDTRLSVLRLQNVYGPRQSLSNPYTGIVSLFSRLAREGQSIPLYEDGEITRDFVYIDDVVSALVAAISRRPADHMRTVDIGSGVRTTIGDLAREVARYHSAPEPHITGQYRDGDVRHASCTVEDTVRRLDWEPRWSLRDGVAGLQEWIATQLD; encoded by the coding sequence ATGCCCTCTTCATCGCAGGCAGGCGGCCGCGTCCTCGTCACCGGCGGCGCCGGCTTCATCGGTACGACGCTGGCGCGCGAGCTCGCGGACTCCGCCGAGCAGTGGGTCGTCCTCGACAACCTGCACCCGCAGGTCCACCCGGGCTCGCAGCCGCCGGCCGACCTCCCCGACTCCGTCGACCTGAGGATCGGCGACGTCACGAGCGCCGAGGACCTCGACGCCGTCGTCGCGGACCTGCGTCCCGACACCGTCGTGCACCTGGCCGCCGAGACCGGCACCGCCCAGTCGCTGTCGGAGAGCACGCGCCACGGCATGGTCAACGTCGTCGGCACCACCCAGCTCCTCGACGCGCTCACCCGCGCCGGCCACGTTCCCGGGCACTTCGTGCTGACCAGCTCGCGCGCGGTGTACGGCGAGGGCGTGTGGCGCAACGCCGACGGGTCCACCTTCCAGCCGGGCCTGCGCACCCACGCGCAGCTCGAGGCCGGGACGTGGGACCACGGCGACGGTGCGGCGCACGTGCCGAACTCCGTGGCCGGCACCCACCCGAACCCGATCAACGTCTACGGCGCCACCAAGCTCGCCCAGGAGCAGATCCTGGCCGCGTGGACCGGCTCGCACGACACCCGCCTGTCGGTGCTGCGCCTGCAGAACGTCTACGGCCCGCGCCAGTCGCTGTCCAACCCCTACACCGGGATCGTGTCGCTCTTCTCGCGCCTGGCGCGCGAGGGGCAGTCGATCCCCCTCTACGAGGACGGCGAGATCACCCGCGACTTCGTCTACATCGACGACGTCGTCAGCGCGCTCGTCGCGGCGATCTCCCGCCGGCCCGCCGACCACATGCGCACCGTCGACATCGGCAGCGGCGTCCGCACGACGATCGGCGACCTGGCCCGCGAGGTCGCGCGCTACCACTCCGCGCCGGAGCCGCACATCACCGGCCAGTACCGCGACGGCGACGTCCGGCACGCGTCCTGCACGGTCGAGGACACGGTGCGCCGCCTCGACTGGGAGCCGCGCTGGAGCCTGCGCGACGGGGTCGCCGGGCTGCAGGAGTGGATCGCCACCCAGCTCGATTGA
- a CDS encoding DMT family transporter, protein MSPVSHTRGLVEVAVASVLWGTGGLAVQLVREVEPMSPVTISAWRMALAAAVLLVALVLLRRGGELVDLARTQPARLLAVGVGTAAYQGFYFVSVTQVGVAVSTVVSLGLAPVLLTVAEAVRHRRAPATGRLVVLAAALVGLLLVSVAGHASSTGPDPLAGVLLAVASGTTYALTTVAGGSISRTSSPLALTTGMTLVGAAVLLPCLALVDGPRTTGDPAALAWLAYLGVLTMALAYVLLYSGLRVVAPSTAVTASLVEPVTAAVVAAVVLQEALGPAAVVGILLVLGAVAGLGRPSAAAGPVLPEPRPTGT, encoded by the coding sequence ATGAGTCCGGTGTCGCACACGCGCGGACTCGTCGAGGTCGCCGTCGCGAGCGTGCTGTGGGGCACCGGCGGCCTCGCGGTCCAGCTGGTCCGTGAGGTCGAGCCGATGTCGCCGGTGACGATCAGCGCGTGGCGGATGGCGCTGGCCGCCGCGGTCCTGCTCGTCGCCCTCGTGCTCCTGCGTCGCGGTGGCGAGCTGGTCGACCTCGCCCGCACGCAACCGGCGCGACTGCTCGCAGTCGGCGTCGGGACCGCGGCCTACCAGGGCTTCTACTTCGTCTCCGTCACCCAGGTCGGGGTCGCGGTCTCGACCGTCGTCAGCCTCGGCCTGGCCCCGGTCCTGCTGACCGTGGCCGAGGCGGTGCGGCACCGTCGGGCCCCCGCGACCGGCCGGCTGGTCGTGCTGGCGGCGGCTCTCGTCGGGCTGCTGCTCGTCAGCGTCGCGGGCCACGCGTCCTCGACCGGACCCGATCCCCTGGCAGGCGTGCTGCTCGCGGTCGCGTCCGGGACGACGTACGCCCTGACGACGGTCGCCGGCGGCTCCATCAGCCGTACGTCGTCACCGCTGGCGCTGACCACCGGCATGACGCTCGTCGGGGCCGCGGTCCTGCTGCCGTGCCTGGCGCTCGTCGACGGGCCGCGGACGACCGGGGACCCGGCAGCACTGGCGTGGCTGGCCTACCTCGGCGTGCTGACCATGGCGCTGGCCTACGTCCTGCTCTACTCCGGGCTGCGGGTCGTGGCGCCCAGCACCGCCGTGACCGCCAGCCTCGTCGAGCCCGTCACCGCCGCCGTGGTCGCGGCCGTCGTGCTCCAGGAGGCGCTCGGTCCGGCGGCCGTCGTCGGGATCCTGCTCGTGCTCGGCGCGGTCGCCGGGCTGGGCCGTCCGAGCGCGGCCGCGGGCCCGGTGCTCCCCGAGCCACGGCCTACGGGTACTTGA
- a CDS encoding UvrD-helicase domain-containing protein, translating to MSEELEAREIAAEQDYVDEVYVQLEASMVNARALATEGRNRGRLEHEGGLVERDAMVFQAAKRIAQLDAAHEGLVFGRLDLDPSIDTLPRYIGRIGVRNAERDVLLIDWRAPAAGVFYQATAATPLGVVRRRVLRSLHRTVVGVEDELLDDQAETDLPIVGEGALMAQLSRARDRSMHSIVATIQAEQDQAIRAPGKGVVSISGGPGTGKTVVALHRAAFLLYNDRRRYEGGGVLVVGPSGVFMRYIERVLPSLGETAVALRSLGEVVGGIRATRHDEPAVADIKGATRMAELLRRTARQHAPGAPTSFRIYWRDDTIVLDPGVLGRLRRQLMSQGRRNRQLPRVAKTLLDAMWRQVTGERGKERGREAFDDDMLGHAGFVEFATAWWPPLDATTVFGWLRDPEFLSRVGEGVVSREEQLLLAKSWSSGGLSIEDVPLLDELRYALGDVPQRSDDERDLDETGLLEGGVDLQELTTISEREYAPGGLAWSAPTHRIEDDGYAHVLIDEAQDLTPMQWRMVGRRGRAASWTIVGDPAQSSWPDAPEAATARAEALEGKELHEFHLSTNYRNSAEIYSFAADYARRVGLDADLPDAVRRTGEEPRVVGPVDDLEAAVREAVTSTAARVEGTVGIVVPAARRSEVNAWLASWPEHAADSAGARAAVDSSVTPSGEDRIVVLTGLDTKGLEFDGIVVVAPQEIEDESATGRATLYVVLTRATQLLTTVG from the coding sequence TTGAGCGAGGAGCTCGAAGCGCGGGAGATCGCGGCTGAGCAGGACTACGTCGACGAGGTCTACGTCCAGCTCGAGGCGTCGATGGTGAACGCCCGCGCGCTGGCGACCGAGGGGCGCAACCGCGGCAGGCTGGAGCACGAGGGCGGCCTCGTCGAGCGCGACGCGATGGTCTTCCAGGCCGCCAAGCGCATCGCCCAGCTCGACGCCGCCCACGAGGGGCTGGTCTTCGGCCGCCTCGACCTTGACCCGTCGATCGACACCCTGCCGCGCTACATCGGCCGCATCGGCGTGCGCAACGCCGAGCGCGACGTGCTGCTCATCGACTGGCGCGCGCCGGCTGCCGGCGTGTTCTACCAGGCCACCGCGGCGACCCCGCTGGGCGTCGTACGCCGCCGCGTGCTGCGCTCGCTGCACCGCACGGTCGTCGGCGTCGAGGACGAGCTGCTCGACGACCAGGCCGAGACGGACCTGCCGATCGTCGGCGAGGGCGCGCTCATGGCGCAGCTCTCCCGGGCCCGCGACCGCTCCATGCACTCGATCGTCGCGACCATCCAGGCCGAGCAGGACCAGGCGATCCGCGCGCCGGGCAAGGGCGTCGTGTCGATCTCCGGCGGCCCCGGCACCGGCAAGACGGTCGTGGCGCTGCACCGCGCGGCCTTCCTGCTCTACAACGACCGCCGCCGCTACGAGGGTGGCGGCGTGCTCGTCGTCGGCCCGAGCGGCGTCTTCATGCGCTACATCGAGCGGGTGCTGCCCAGCCTCGGCGAGACCGCGGTCGCGTTGCGCTCGCTCGGCGAGGTCGTCGGCGGGATCCGCGCGACGCGCCACGACGAGCCGGCCGTCGCCGACATCAAGGGCGCGACCCGGATGGCCGAGCTGCTGCGACGCACCGCGCGCCAGCACGCCCCCGGCGCCCCGACGAGCTTCCGCATCTACTGGCGCGACGACACGATCGTCCTCGACCCGGGCGTGCTCGGGCGGCTGCGCCGCCAGCTGATGTCGCAGGGTCGACGCAACCGCCAGCTGCCCCGCGTCGCGAAGACCCTGCTCGACGCGATGTGGCGCCAGGTCACCGGCGAGCGCGGCAAGGAGCGGGGGCGCGAGGCCTTTGACGACGACATGCTCGGCCACGCGGGCTTCGTCGAGTTCGCCACCGCCTGGTGGCCGCCGCTCGACGCCACGACGGTCTTCGGCTGGCTGCGCGACCCGGAGTTCCTGTCCCGCGTCGGCGAGGGCGTGGTCAGCCGCGAGGAGCAGCTACTGCTGGCCAAGTCCTGGTCCTCGGGCGGGCTGTCGATCGAGGACGTGCCGCTGCTCGACGAGCTGCGCTACGCCCTCGGCGACGTGCCGCAGCGCAGCGACGACGAGCGCGACCTCGACGAGACCGGCCTGCTGGAGGGCGGGGTCGACCTCCAGGAGCTCACCACGATCTCCGAGCGCGAGTACGCCCCCGGCGGCCTGGCCTGGTCGGCCCCGACCCACCGCATCGAGGACGACGGCTACGCCCACGTGCTCATCGACGAGGCGCAGGACCTGACGCCGATGCAGTGGCGCATGGTCGGGCGCCGCGGACGCGCCGCGAGCTGGACGATCGTCGGCGACCCGGCGCAGTCGTCGTGGCCCGACGCCCCCGAGGCGGCCACCGCCCGTGCCGAGGCGCTCGAGGGCAAGGAGCTCCACGAGTTCCACCTGTCCACCAACTACCGCAACTCCGCGGAGATCTACTCCTTCGCCGCCGACTACGCCCGCCGCGTGGGCCTCGACGCCGACCTCCCCGACGCCGTACGCCGCACGGGCGAGGAGCCGCGGGTGGTCGGCCCGGTCGACGACCTCGAGGCCGCCGTGCGCGAGGCCGTCACCTCGACGGCGGCGCGGGTCGAGGGCACCGTGGGGATCGTGGTGCCGGCGGCGCGCCGCTCGGAGGTCAACGCCTGGCTGGCGTCGTGGCCCGAGCACGCCGCCGACTCCGCCGGCGCGCGCGCCGCGGTCGACTCGAGCGTCACGCCCAGCGGCGAGGACCGCATCGTGGTGCTGACCGGCCTCGACACCAAGGGCCTGGAGTTCGACGGCATCGTCGTGGTGGCGCCGCAGGAGATCGAGGACGAGTCCGCCACGGGCCGTGCGACCCTCTACGTCGTGCTCACCCGTGCCACCCAGCTGCTGACCACCGTCGGTTGA
- a CDS encoding SDR family NAD(P)-dependent oxidoreductase, with protein sequence MDTQQRPGRTREIDGARIAVVGATGALGSLVAAELDRRGARLLVVGRDAERLAALGLGVPVVADLGDAGAGDAVAAAAREHLGGLDGLVNAAGVVAFGALVDTPDEVVEELFLTNVVGPLFLLRRVVPLLEESQGFVLQLSAVVAERPMPRMAAYSASKAALSAAATALRTELRRSRVDVYDVRPPHTETGLAERPLSGEAPGLPAGLDPADVARRIVDALAAGEHDLGADAFGTPAR encoded by the coding sequence GTGGACACCCAGCAGCGCCCCGGCAGGACCCGCGAGATCGACGGCGCCCGGATCGCGGTCGTCGGCGCCACGGGCGCCCTCGGATCGCTCGTGGCCGCCGAGCTCGACCGCCGCGGCGCGCGGCTGCTGGTGGTGGGCCGCGACGCCGAGCGCCTCGCGGCGCTGGGCCTGGGCGTGCCGGTCGTGGCCGACCTCGGCGACGCGGGCGCCGGTGACGCGGTCGCTGCCGCCGCCCGCGAGCACCTCGGCGGCCTCGACGGCCTGGTCAACGCGGCCGGGGTCGTGGCCTTCGGCGCGCTGGTCGACACCCCCGACGAGGTCGTGGAGGAGCTGTTCCTCACCAACGTCGTGGGGCCGCTCTTCCTGCTGCGCCGCGTGGTGCCGCTGCTCGAGGAGTCGCAGGGCTTCGTGCTCCAGCTCAGCGCCGTCGTGGCCGAGCGCCCGATGCCGCGGATGGCGGCCTACTCCGCCAGCAAGGCCGCGCTGAGCGCCGCCGCGACCGCGCTGCGCACCGAGCTGCGTCGCAGCCGCGTCGACGTCTACGACGTGCGCCCGCCGCACACCGAGACCGGCCTGGCCGAGCGGCCGCTGTCCGGCGAGGCGCCCGGGCTGCCGGCCGGCCTGGACCCGGCCGACGTGGCGCGCCGCATCGTCGACGCCCTCGCCGCCGGCGAGCACGACCTCGGCGCGGACGCCTTCGGGACGCCTGCTCGATGA
- a CDS encoding enoyl-CoA hydratase-related protein has translation MTDAPAELVHYDVSDAVATLTLDSPANRNALSRQLVTELFAHLERAGADDDVRVVLVQSSGKVFCSGADLAEATTEGMEVGARRIVDLQRLVTTLDKPVVTKNLGAVRAGGIGIIAAADIAISADDATFALTEVKLGLAAAIISLTVHHRMNPRAAALTTLGGEVFTGAEAAAYGLVTKAVPAERLDEEVAAVCASLATGAAQGLRESKRILNRDLVARIDALGEEMATTSARLFASDEAREAMTAFLSRK, from the coding sequence ATGACCGACGCGCCCGCCGAACTGGTCCACTACGACGTCTCCGACGCCGTCGCGACCCTCACCCTCGACAGCCCGGCCAACCGCAACGCGCTCAGCCGCCAGCTCGTCACCGAGCTGTTCGCCCACCTCGAGCGGGCCGGCGCCGACGACGACGTACGCGTGGTGCTGGTGCAGAGCTCCGGCAAGGTGTTCTGCTCCGGGGCGGACCTGGCGGAGGCGACCACCGAGGGCATGGAGGTCGGCGCCCGCCGCATCGTCGACCTGCAGCGCCTCGTCACCACGCTCGACAAGCCGGTCGTGACGAAGAACCTCGGAGCCGTGCGCGCCGGCGGCATCGGCATCATCGCCGCGGCCGACATCGCGATCAGCGCCGACGACGCGACCTTCGCGCTCACCGAGGTCAAGCTCGGCCTGGCGGCGGCGATCATCAGCCTCACCGTGCACCACCGGATGAACCCGCGCGCCGCAGCCCTCACCACGCTGGGCGGCGAGGTGTTCACCGGCGCCGAGGCGGCGGCGTACGGCCTGGTCACGAAGGCGGTGCCGGCCGAGCGCCTCGACGAGGAGGTGGCCGCGGTGTGCGCGAGCCTGGCCACCGGTGCCGCGCAGGGGCTGCGGGAGTCCAAGCGGATCCTCAACCGCGACCTCGTGGCGCGCATCGACGCGCTCGGCGAGGAGATGGCCACGACCAGTGCGCGGCTCTTCGCCAGCGACGAGGCGCGCGAGGCGATGACGGCCTTCCTCAGCCGGAAGTAG
- a CDS encoding molybdopterin-dependent oxidoreductase translates to MQTPDKTERWQMLRHAAYGVLSTVVGLAAAHLVAAVTVPAASPVLAVGSTVIDLTPTPLKEWAIREFGSADKAILVGSVTVVVLLLAAVAGIVARKREATGLLIIVGLAGVAGVLAVLRPGSGPLDVLPALVAAATAATSLWWLHRIDGQGTPDPSTGVDGPSRRGVVLATGGLAAAAVAMGALGRWVTSYRLGGTDVALPVATDPAPPFPAGLEQKYPGITPLRTPTDEFYRVDTRLTVPAVDVDSWTLTIDGDVEQEVTLTFEELSAMDTVERDITLTCVSNEVGGPYVGGARWLGVPLADVLARAGIDATKADQILSTDVDGMTISTPLGAALAEPDALIAIGMNGGPLPRENGFPARMVVPGLYGFVSACKWITRMTLTTYDAEQAYWTERDWATDAPIKISSRIDTPKPLSTSDAGPIIVGGIAWAQGVGIEKVDVRIDGEAWRPATLGPQVNEDYWRQWFYEWDAEPGQHFIAVRATNKDGDVQTDVRMTPFPEGSSGLQEISVNVS, encoded by the coding sequence ATGCAGACACCGGACAAGACCGAGCGCTGGCAGATGCTGCGCCACGCGGCGTACGGCGTGCTGTCGACAGTCGTGGGCCTCGCGGCCGCACACCTCGTCGCCGCCGTGACCGTGCCGGCGGCGTCCCCCGTGCTCGCCGTCGGCTCGACCGTCATCGACCTCACCCCCACGCCGCTGAAGGAGTGGGCGATCCGCGAGTTCGGCAGTGCCGACAAGGCGATCCTGGTCGGGTCGGTGACCGTCGTCGTGCTGCTGCTCGCCGCCGTCGCCGGCATCGTCGCCCGCAAGCGCGAGGCGACCGGTCTGCTCATCATCGTGGGGCTCGCCGGCGTCGCCGGAGTCCTCGCCGTCCTGCGCCCGGGCTCCGGGCCGCTGGACGTCCTTCCTGCCCTGGTCGCGGCAGCCACCGCAGCCACCTCGTTGTGGTGGCTGCACCGGATCGACGGCCAGGGCACCCCGGACCCGTCGACGGGGGTCGACGGGCCGAGCCGGCGCGGGGTCGTGCTGGCGACCGGCGGCCTGGCCGCAGCGGCAGTGGCCATGGGGGCACTCGGCCGCTGGGTGACGTCCTACCGCCTCGGCGGGACGGACGTCGCGCTGCCGGTCGCCACCGACCCCGCGCCGCCCTTCCCGGCCGGCCTGGAGCAGAAGTACCCCGGCATCACGCCGCTGCGCACGCCCACCGACGAGTTCTACCGCGTCGACACCCGCCTCACCGTCCCGGCGGTCGACGTCGACTCGTGGACCCTCACGATCGACGGCGACGTCGAGCAGGAGGTCACGCTGACCTTCGAGGAGCTCTCCGCGATGGACACCGTGGAGCGCGACATCACGCTCACCTGCGTGAGCAACGAGGTCGGCGGTCCCTACGTGGGCGGCGCGCGCTGGCTCGGCGTACCCCTGGCCGACGTGCTGGCCCGCGCGGGCATCGACGCGACCAAGGCCGACCAGATCCTGTCGACCGACGTGGACGGCATGACCATCTCCACGCCCCTCGGCGCCGCCCTCGCCGAACCTGACGCGCTCATCGCGATCGGGATGAACGGCGGCCCGCTGCCGCGCGAGAACGGCTTCCCTGCGCGGATGGTCGTCCCCGGTCTCTACGGCTTCGTCAGCGCGTGCAAGTGGATCACCCGGATGACCCTCACGACCTACGACGCCGAGCAGGCCTACTGGACCGAGCGTGACTGGGCGACCGACGCGCCGATCAAGATCTCCAGCCGCATCGACACCCCGAAGCCGCTGTCCACCAGCGACGCCGGCCCGATCATCGTCGGCGGCATCGCCTGGGCACAGGGCGTCGGCATCGAGAAGGTCGACGTGCGCATCGACGGCGAGGCCTGGCGGCCCGCCACGCTCGGCCCGCAGGTCAACGAGGACTACTGGCGCCAGTGGTTCTACGAGTGGGACGCCGAGCCCGGCCAGCACTTCATCGCGGTCCGAGCGACCAACAAGGACGGTGACGTCCAGACCGACGTGCGGATGACGCCGTTCCCCGAGGGCTCCTCGGGCCTGCAGGAGATCTCGGTCAACGTGTCCTGA
- a CDS encoding fasciclin domain-containing protein — translation MNTKLRTRSMGLAALALTASMGLAACGSESDTESASEPTTSESTSEAPTEEPTETESEAPMADGPFGPGCAGVPTEGEGSVEGMADDPVATAASNNPLLKTLVAAVTEAGLVDTLNSAENLTVFAPTDDAFAQIPKKDLNALLADKEALTTVLTHHVVGERLAPDAVAGEHETLAGDMLTVEGSGEDFTIGEASVVCGNVQTANATVYVVDQVLMPQM, via the coding sequence ATGAACACCAAGCTCCGCACCCGTTCCATGGGCCTCGCCGCCCTCGCGCTGACCGCCTCCATGGGCCTGGCCGCCTGTGGCAGCGAGAGCGACACCGAGAGCGCCTCCGAGCCCACCACCTCCGAGTCCACCTCCGAGGCCCCCACCGAGGAGCCCACGGAGACGGAGTCCGAGGCGCCGATGGCTGACGGCCCGTTCGGTCCCGGCTGCGCCGGTGTCCCCACCGAGGGTGAGGGTTCGGTCGAGGGCATGGCCGACGACCCGGTCGCCACCGCCGCCTCGAACAACCCGCTGCTCAAGACGCTCGTCGCCGCGGTGACCGAGGCCGGTCTGGTCGACACCCTCAACTCGGCCGAGAACCTGACGGTCTTCGCGCCCACCGACGACGCGTTCGCCCAGATCCCCAAGAAGGACCTGAACGCGCTCCTCGCCGACAAGGAGGCCCTCACCACGGTGCTCACGCACCACGTGGTCGGCGAGCGCCTCGCCCCCGACGCCGTCGCGGGTGAGCACGAGACCCTGGCCGGCGACATGCTGACCGTCGAGGGCTCGGGCGAGGACTTCACCATCGGTGAGGCCAGCGTCGTGTGCGGCAACGTGCAGACCGCCAACGCGACCGTCTACGTCGTCGACCAGGTCCTGATGCCGCAGATGTGA
- the sigK gene encoding ECF RNA polymerase sigma factor SigK, with protein sequence MDHVRPVPDGAPQGVPSGGDAARLADLLRQAALGDERAFAEFYDATSARAYGLALRVVRNPAHAEEVTQEAYLDAWRSSTRYDSARGSAAGWLLTIVHRKAVDRIRSVEAATTRDETWNRETAPVDHDQTSEAAQASLEAARVRNAVATLTDVQRRAVELTYFGGYTHTEVATLLDVPLGTAKTRIRDGLIRLRDLMGVAS encoded by the coding sequence GTGGATCACGTGAGGCCCGTACCGGACGGGGCGCCCCAGGGCGTCCCGTCCGGGGGCGACGCAGCCAGGCTCGCCGACCTGCTCAGGCAGGCCGCCCTCGGGGACGAGCGCGCCTTCGCCGAGTTCTACGACGCGACATCGGCTCGGGCCTACGGCCTGGCCCTGCGCGTCGTGCGCAACCCTGCCCACGCCGAGGAGGTCACGCAAGAGGCCTACCTCGACGCCTGGCGCTCCAGCACCCGCTACGACTCCGCTCGTGGCAGCGCCGCCGGCTGGCTCCTCACCATCGTCCACCGCAAGGCCGTCGACCGGATCCGCTCGGTCGAGGCGGCCACCACCCGTGACGAGACCTGGAACCGGGAGACCGCTCCGGTCGACCACGACCAGACCTCCGAGGCCGCGCAGGCCTCGCTGGAGGCGGCCCGCGTGCGCAACGCGGTCGCCACACTGACCGACGTGCAGCGCCGGGCCGTCGAGCTCACCTACTTCGGCGGCTACACGCACACCGAGGTCGCCACCCTGCTCGACGTCCCGTTGGGCACCGCAAAAACACGCATTCGCGACGGACTGATCCGCCTGCGAGACCTGATGGGAGTTGCCTCATGA
- a CDS encoding anti-sigma factor, producing MSDLHKLTGAYAMDALDDLERARFEQHLAQCEDCRAEVAELRETAALLSETVATTPPAALRESVLAGISHIRPMAPEVPQPAPTPLADTTAGRGRGWMPFLVAAALALFVGIGAMVSQPWSDDDQVRQLTAAEQVLQAPDAEEVFLDLGEAGRATVVRSKSEDRAVISTEDMVSAPEGKAYELWFINGEEFTSAGLMSDDPDQTVVLDGSAADAAAVGITVEPDSGSEQPTTDPIAVFDLTEDA from the coding sequence ATGAGCGATCTTCACAAGCTCACGGGCGCCTACGCCATGGACGCGCTCGACGACCTCGAGCGGGCCCGCTTCGAGCAGCACCTCGCCCAGTGCGAGGACTGCCGCGCCGAGGTGGCGGAGCTGCGCGAGACCGCGGCCCTGCTGTCCGAGACCGTCGCCACCACGCCGCCGGCCGCGCTCCGCGAGTCGGTCCTGGCCGGCATCTCGCACATCCGTCCGATGGCCCCCGAGGTCCCCCAGCCCGCTCCGACCCCCCTCGCCGACACCACGGCAGGGCGGGGGCGGGGTTGGATGCCCTTTCTGGTCGCGGCGGCACTCGCGCTCTTCGTCGGCATCGGCGCCATGGTGAGCCAGCCCTGGTCGGACGACGACCAGGTCAGGCAGCTCACCGCGGCCGAGCAGGTCCTGCAGGCGCCCGACGCCGAGGAGGTCTTCCTGGACCTCGGCGAGGCCGGCCGTGCGACCGTCGTGCGCTCCAAGTCCGAGGACCGCGCCGTCATCAGCACCGAGGACATGGTCTCCGCCCCCGAGGGCAAAGCCTACGAGCTCTGGTTCATCAACGGCGAGGAGTTCACCTCCGCCGGCCTGATGTCCGACGATCCCGACCAGACCGTCGTGCTGGACGGATCGGCGGCCGACGCCGCCGCCGTCGGCATCACCGTCGAGCCCGACAGCGGCTCCGAGCAGCCCACCACCGACCCGATCGCGGTGTTCGACCTCACCGAGGACGCGTGA